In Aliamphritea ceti, a single window of DNA contains:
- the ubiU gene encoding ubiquinone anaerobic biosynthesis protein UbiU, protein MELLCPAGNLPALKSAIDNGADAVYIGLKDDTNARHFAGLNFNDKKLLKAADYVHQHGKKLHVAINTFAQPNGWSRWQHAVDQAVDIGCDALIISDIGVLEYAANTYPHIERHLSVQASCTNLEAIHYYHNNFAVDRVVLPRVLSIQQVIQLAKSSPVALEVFAFGSLCIMAEGRCYLSSYMTGESPNTAGACSPAKYVRWQETDQGTEARLNDVLIDIYAPDESAGYPTLCKGRFEVEGNTFHALEEPTSLNTLELLPQLASAGIVSFKIEGRQRSPAYVEQITRTWRQAIDSYQRSPDDFRVTDTWHKTLASLSEGSQTTLGAYHRSWQ, encoded by the coding sequence ATGGAATTACTTTGTCCTGCGGGTAACTTGCCCGCACTGAAATCCGCCATCGATAACGGTGCCGATGCGGTTTATATCGGCTTAAAAGACGACACAAACGCACGCCACTTTGCCGGTCTGAACTTTAACGATAAAAAACTGCTGAAAGCAGCAGACTATGTTCATCAGCATGGTAAAAAGCTTCACGTTGCGATCAATACTTTTGCACAACCCAACGGCTGGTCACGCTGGCAACATGCTGTAGATCAGGCAGTTGATATAGGTTGTGACGCGTTGATCATTTCGGATATAGGTGTACTTGAATACGCCGCGAATACATACCCACACATAGAACGGCACTTATCAGTACAGGCTTCATGCACTAACCTTGAAGCTATTCATTACTATCACAACAATTTCGCCGTCGACCGGGTCGTTCTGCCCCGGGTCCTTTCTATTCAGCAAGTTATTCAGCTGGCTAAAAGCAGCCCGGTTGCATTGGAGGTATTTGCCTTTGGCAGCCTTTGCATCATGGCTGAAGGGCGCTGTTATTTATCCTCCTATATGACAGGAGAATCACCCAATACAGCCGGCGCCTGCTCACCTGCAAAATATGTACGCTGGCAGGAAACAGATCAGGGCACTGAAGCCCGCCTCAATGATGTACTGATCGACATCTATGCCCCGGATGAATCCGCCGGCTACCCAACCCTCTGTAAAGGCCGTTTCGAAGTTGAAGGCAATACCTTTCATGCTTTAGAGGAGCCCACCAGCCTGAATACGCTTGAACTGCTTCCGCAGTTAGCTTCGGCGGGCATTGTCTCATTCAAAATTGAAGGTCGTCAGCGCAGCCCTGCCTATGTTGAACAAATCACCCGTACCTGGCGCCAGGCTATCGATAGTTATCAGCGAAGCCCGGATGATTTCCGTGTTACCGACACATGGCACAAAACCCTGGCCAGCCTTTCTGAAGGTAGCCAGACCACTCTCGGTGCATATCACCGCAGCTGGCAATAG
- a CDS encoding peroxiredoxin family protein → MNQKSANPNPPTAPVLFADTWLNTNTPISSESFAGKIIVIYAFQMLCPGCVEYSIPQARRVHAAFPEKDVAVLGLHTVFEHHQAMSEVSLRAFVHEYKISFPVAIDAPADNHDDPIPKTMRHYNLQGTPSLLIFDKQGKLRINKMGHEQDLILGAKIAELIYA, encoded by the coding sequence ATGAATCAGAAATCAGCTAACCCAAATCCCCCTACTGCCCCAGTCCTGTTTGCGGATACCTGGCTAAATACCAACACACCAATATCCAGTGAGTCTTTTGCTGGCAAGATAATCGTTATCTATGCATTTCAGATGCTCTGCCCCGGTTGTGTCGAATACTCTATCCCTCAGGCACGCAGGGTACATGCAGCCTTCCCGGAGAAAGATGTTGCTGTACTTGGCCTGCACACTGTTTTTGAACACCATCAGGCCATGAGTGAAGTGTCGTTAAGAGCCTTTGTTCATGAATATAAAATCAGCTTTCCGGTTGCAATTGATGCTCCTGCAGATAACCACGACGACCCGATACCGAAAACCATGCGCCACTATAATCTTCAGGGCACACCTTCCTTGCTGATTTTTGATAAACAGGGAAAACTGCGTATCAATAAAATGGGCCACGAACAGGACCTGATTCTGGGCGCAAAGATTGCCGAGCTTATTTACGCTTAA
- a CDS encoding aldolase, whose protein sequence is MKTATATKQMLMQTAQDSMTKLIPDMELSDRQKLALTCRILFSKGHDAGLAGQITCRTDKQTTFITQQFGLGFDEICADNLLEVDQDLKPIDGQGMANPANRFHTWIYKEHPEVNCIVHTHPTHIAALSMLEVPLMISQMDTCSLYDDCAFLSDWPGVPVGNEEGILISKILADKRAVFLAHHGQLVAGRTIEEACNLAILIERAAKLQLLAMSAGQIQPLPTALAHEAHDWVSTDKRNKVNFTYYARQALKTNPDCI, encoded by the coding sequence ATGAAGACAGCCACCGCAACGAAGCAAATGCTCATGCAGACTGCCCAGGACAGCATGACCAAACTGATACCTGATATGGAGCTCAGCGATCGTCAGAAACTGGCACTCACCTGCCGGATCCTTTTCAGCAAAGGTCACGACGCCGGTCTGGCTGGCCAGATCACCTGCCGGACAGATAAGCAAACCACCTTCATCACGCAGCAATTTGGCTTAGGTTTTGATGAAATATGTGCAGATAATCTTCTTGAAGTTGATCAGGACCTGAAACCTATTGATGGTCAGGGAATGGCTAATCCTGCCAACCGCTTTCACACCTGGATTTATAAAGAACATCCTGAAGTGAACTGCATCGTTCACACCCATCCGACACACATTGCAGCCTTATCGATGCTTGAAGTCCCACTAATGATTTCGCAAATGGACACCTGCAGCCTGTATGACGACTGCGCCTTTCTGAGCGACTGGCCCGGCGTACCTGTAGGCAATGAGGAAGGCATTCTTATCTCCAAAATACTCGCCGATAAGCGCGCTGTATTTCTGGCCCATCACGGTCAGTTGGTTGCTGGTCGCACTATCGAAGAAGCCTGCAACCTGGCCATTCTCATCGAACGGGCTGCCAAGCTACAGCTACTAGCTATGTCTGCCGGACAAATTCAGCCCCTGCCTACAGCGCTGGCCCACGAAGCCCACGACTGGGTATCAACAGACAAACGCAACAAAGTGAACTTCACCTATTACGCCAGGCAAGCACTGAAAACTAACCCAGACTGCATTTAA
- the ubiT gene encoding ubiquinone anaerobic biosynthesis accessory factor UbiT, with translation MFLSLQQHFVSVSSGLPKPGWLRPGHLKPVFRLLPFAVIRAGLQPTLERLFAEALEDGDFECLTDKWLRIDIQDLELRWLISYSQGQLVVANALQEDTPAQVTFRASSEDLLLIAARYEDPDSLFFQRRLLIEGDTELGLEVKNIIDSADLECLPELVGQLVNFAAKQVKQSG, from the coding sequence ATGTTCTTATCGCTTCAACAGCATTTTGTTTCGGTTAGTTCTGGCTTGCCTAAGCCTGGCTGGTTACGACCAGGACATTTGAAGCCTGTATTCAGGTTATTACCTTTTGCTGTGATCAGAGCCGGTTTGCAGCCAACGCTGGAGCGCTTGTTTGCTGAGGCATTGGAAGACGGTGACTTTGAATGCCTGACTGATAAATGGCTGCGTATCGATATTCAGGATCTGGAGCTACGCTGGCTGATTAGCTATAGCCAAGGGCAGTTAGTAGTAGCCAATGCTTTGCAGGAAGATACACCTGCGCAGGTAACCTTTCGGGCGAGCAGTGAAGATTTATTGTTAATCGCTGCGCGCTACGAAGATCCGGATAGCTTGTTCTTTCAGCGTCGGTTGTTAATCGAAGGTGATACTGAGTTGGGGTTAGAAGTGAAGAATATTATCGATAGTGCTGATCTGGAATGCCTGCCAGAGCTAGTAGGTCAGCTGGTCAACTTCGCTGCAAAGCAGGTTAAGCAGAGTGGGTGA
- a CDS encoding U32 family peptidase: MQFSLGPILYFWARKDVQDFYRQAINSSADIIYLGETVCSKRRELKADDWISLAREISAQGKQVVLSTMALLESPTELNTLRKLIDNHDILIEANDLSAVEIARQKQLPFVVGPAINCYNLATLKVLLSQGMRRWVMPVELSGDWLSRLLKEAKDAGIREQFETEIFSYGYIPLAYSARCFTARAENRPKDDCRYCCIKHPNGLMMKSREAEKVFRLNGIQTMSGYCYNLINEVGAMQNLGVDIMRLSPESPETLQQLEAFRQQLSTPSFTPLEKEIECNGYWHQIAGMSMQEV; this comes from the coding sequence ATGCAGTTTTCATTAGGTCCGATACTCTATTTCTGGGCCAGAAAAGATGTTCAGGACTTCTATCGTCAGGCGATTAACAGCAGCGCAGATATTATTTACCTTGGCGAGACTGTCTGTTCAAAACGGCGTGAACTTAAAGCAGACGACTGGATCAGCCTTGCTCGGGAGATCAGTGCACAGGGCAAACAAGTCGTGTTATCAACCATGGCATTGCTGGAGTCTCCGACTGAGCTGAACACTCTTCGTAAACTGATCGATAATCATGATATTTTGATTGAGGCTAACGATTTATCTGCTGTTGAAATCGCCCGCCAGAAACAACTGCCCTTTGTCGTGGGCCCAGCCATTAACTGTTACAACCTGGCAACCCTGAAGGTGCTTTTGTCTCAGGGCATGCGCCGCTGGGTAATGCCGGTAGAACTGTCCGGAGACTGGTTATCCAGACTATTGAAAGAAGCTAAAGACGCTGGCATTCGAGAGCAGTTCGAAACAGAGATTTTCAGTTACGGCTACATTCCGCTGGCTTACTCAGCACGCTGCTTTACTGCCCGGGCTGAAAACCGGCCAAAAGACGACTGCAGATATTGCTGCATTAAGCATCCTAATGGTTTGATGATGAAATCCCGTGAAGCAGAAAAGGTATTCCGGCTCAACGGTATTCAGACGATGTCCGGCTATTGCTATAACCTGATCAACGAAGTAGGAGCGATGCAAAACCTCGGTGTCGATATTATGCGGCTCAGTCCTGAATCGCCTGAAACCCTCCAGCAGCTGGAGGCCTTCCGCCAACAGCTAAGCACTCCTTCCTTCACGCCTCTTGAAAAAGAGATTGAATGTAACGGCTACTGGCATCAGATCGCAGGGATGAGCATGCAAGAGGTATAA
- a CDS encoding DUF2024 family protein produces the protein MKIDVYDSYSQSAEGQLMHFDVLVAAGTSQQQAHQYGQQWLVSIGAVSTDLKLSRCNFCHSEMANPEVAQEITRNGYFILKMQGCPGV, from the coding sequence ATGAAAATCGACGTTTACGATTCATACAGCCAGTCCGCAGAAGGACAGTTGATGCACTTCGACGTACTGGTCGCGGCCGGTACCAGCCAGCAACAGGCGCACCAGTACGGCCAGCAATGGTTGGTCAGTATCGGTGCTGTCAGCACCGACCTAAAGCTATCCCGTTGTAATTTCTGTCATTCAGAAATGGCGAATCCTGAGGTCGCACAGGAAATCACCAGAAATGGTTATTTCATCTTAAAAATGCAGGGCTGCCCCGGTGTGTAA
- a CDS encoding dihydrodipicolinate synthase family protein yields the protein MKLSGIIAYPITPFSQDETQINFEVLGDTLEQLISNGSDAIAPLGSTGESAYLSPEEWRQVADFTITKVANRLPVIIGISELTTVNAISKAQYAESIGADAVMVIPVSYWKLTEVEIFAYYQAISDAINIPIMVYNNPATSGIDMSPELMVRMFREITHVTMVKESSGDIQRMHKLTELSAGELPFYNGSNPLALEALCAGASGWCTAAPNLLGEQPKNLFEQVSNGDLNAARDNFYKQLPMLSFIVAGGIPKAIKAGLALQGVSAGQPRKPLSGTTPTEQTQLEQLMACL from the coding sequence ATGAAATTATCCGGAATTATCGCTTACCCAATTACCCCGTTTAGTCAGGATGAAACGCAAATCAACTTTGAGGTTCTGGGTGACACACTGGAACAACTGATCAGCAACGGCAGTGACGCTATCGCCCCGTTAGGCAGTACCGGTGAAAGCGCTTACCTGAGCCCTGAAGAATGGCGTCAGGTAGCAGACTTCACCATCACCAAAGTCGCTAATCGCTTACCCGTGATTATTGGAATTTCCGAGCTGACAACCGTCAACGCCATCAGCAAAGCGCAATATGCTGAATCTATCGGGGCAGACGCAGTAATGGTCATCCCGGTGTCGTACTGGAAGCTCACTGAAGTTGAAATTTTTGCTTATTACCAGGCTATTTCTGACGCCATAAACATTCCTATTATGGTGTACAACAACCCGGCCACCAGCGGCATCGATATGTCACCGGAACTGATGGTAAGAATGTTCCGGGAAATCACTCATGTCACTATGGTTAAAGAAAGCAGCGGTGATATCCAACGCATGCATAAGCTCACAGAGCTTTCAGCAGGTGAACTTCCCTTCTACAACGGCAGCAACCCACTGGCACTTGAAGCACTCTGCGCCGGAGCCTCAGGCTGGTGTACTGCAGCACCAAACCTGTTAGGCGAGCAACCCAAAAACCTCTTTGAGCAAGTATCCAACGGTGACCTGAACGCTGCCAGAGATAACTTCTATAAGCAGCTGCCTATGCTCAGTTTTATTGTCGCCGGCGGGATCCCCAAAGCGATTAAAGCCGGCTTAGCACTACAGGGAGTTAGCGCTGGTCAACCACGTAAACCGCTGAGTGGTACGACGCCAACGGAACAAACTCAACTCGAACAGCTAATGGCCTGCTTATGA